In one window of Thunnus thynnus chromosome 23, fThuThy2.1, whole genome shotgun sequence DNA:
- the LOC137176019 gene encoding ecto-ADP-ribosyltransferase 5-like, whose amino-acid sequence MAVPCTIIMAGVGVIASILPIYCLSGSSPPPPDPIPLNMVPEAVDDKYEGCTEEMEKKVKSTYFNKENVGTLKMVWEKCSKIKHPEDEALTINHMLAICVYTSNDIYAEFNQAVRTGKSIYGSTFPFHSLHYWLTTAIQTLHRNQKKQDCQTAYRKTNKEFTGKVNDIIRFGMFASSSKRTNLTDFGNKTCFKIETCSGAYLKHYSLYPDQEEVLIPPYEKFKITKIIKGRGKFPDLEDCEKVFVLVSTRDQSNLNCKAAH is encoded by the exons ATGGCAGTGCCCTGCACAATCATCATGGCTGGTGTAGGAGTTATAGCCTCTATCCTACCCATCTATTGTTTG AGCGGTTCTTCCCCACCTCCACCGGATCCAATTCCACTGAACATGGTTCCTGAAGCTGTTGATGACAAGTATGAAGGCTGCACCGAGGAAATGGAGAAGAAAGTTAAAAGCACATATTTCAACAAAGAGAATGTGGGAACATTGAAAATGGTCTgggaaaaatgttcaaaaattaaaCACCCAGAGGATGAGGCTCTCACCATAAACCACATGCTGGCAATCTGTGTCTATACATCCAACGACATTTATGCAGAATTCAATCAAGCAGTGCGGACTGGTAAGAGCATCTATGGCAGCACCTTCCCATTCCATTCTTTACATTACTGGCTGACTACTGCCATACAAACCCTGCatagaaaccaaaaaaaacaagactgtcAGACTGCTTATAGAAAAACCAATAAGGAATTCACTGGCAAAGTTAACGACATAATTCGGTTTGGTATGTTTGCCTCCAGCTCTAAAAGAACAAACCTTACTGACTTTGGTAACAAGACCTGCTTTAAAATTGAGACCTGTTCAGGAGCTTACCTGAAGCATTATTCATTGTATCCAGACCAGGAAGAGGTGCTTATCCCCCCCTATGAAAAATTCAAGATAACCAAGATTATTAAAGGTCGGGGTAAATTTCCAGATCTGGAGGATTGTGAGAAGGTCTTTGTTTTGGTGAGTACAAGAGATCAGAGTAACCTAAACTGTAAAGCTGCGCACTAA
- the LOC137176011 gene encoding ecto-ADP-ribosyltransferase 4-like isoform X4: MAVPCTIIMAATVLTALMPPIYCLNSSSFPLDIGCEAVDDKYDGCDKEMKDKVEKKYFKKENKKIFKDVWTKCSKKEYSEDEALTKNHMQAICAYTSNSGKKANDKKLYDEFNKAVRTGRKLYDSSFKFKFHFLHYWLTTAIQILNRNQKKQDCQITYRKTDVEFTGKVNDIIRFGAFASSSKEKDLGDFGNKTCFEIETCSGAYLGNYSEVPDEEEVLIPPYETFKITDIFEGRGKYKDLKDCEKVFVLKSVGEVSNLNCKLAPK; the protein is encoded by the exons ATGGCAGTGCCCTGCACAATCATCATGGCTGCTACAGTACTTACAGCCCTTATGCCACCCATCTATTGTTTG AACTCCAGCTCATTTCCACTGGACATAGGTTGTGAAGCTGTTGATGACAAGTACGATGGCTGCGACAAGGAGATGAAGGACAAGGTcgagaaaaaatatttcaaaaaagagaataagaaaatatttaaagacGTCTggacaaaatgttcaaaaaaagaATACTCAGAGGATGAGGCTCTTACTAAAAATCACATGCAGGCAATCTGTGCTTATACATCTAATagtggaaagaaagcaaatgatAAAAAACTTTATGATGAATTCAACAAAGCAGTCCGGACTGGTAGGAAACTCTATGACAGCTCCTTCAAATTCAAATTccattttttacattactgGCTGACTACTGCCATACAAATCCTGAatagaaaccaaaaaaaacaagactgtcAGATTACTTATAGAAAAACCGATGTTGAATTCACTGGCAAAGTTAACGACATAATACGGTTTGGTGCGTTTGCCTCCAGCTCTAAAGAAAAAGACCTTGGTGACTTTGGTAACAAGACCTGCTTTGAAATTGAGACCTGTTCAGGAGCTTACCTGGGGAATTATTCGGAGGTTCCAGATGAGGAAGAGGTGCTTATCCCCCCCTATGAAACATTCAAGATAACTGACATTTTTGAAGGTCGGGGTAAATATAAAGATCTGAAGGATTGTGAGAAGGTCTTTGTTTTGAAGAGTGTAGGTGAGGTGAGTAACCTAAACTGCAAACTTGCACCCAAATGA
- the LOC137176011 gene encoding ecto-ADP-ribosyltransferase 4-like isoform X2 translates to MAVPCTIIMAATVLTALMPPIYCLEETREPSRDPRRHRENMETPRRDLPIVNSSSFPLDIGCEAVDDKYDGCDKEMKDKVEKKYFKKENKKIFKDVWTKCSKKEYSEDEALTKNHMQAICAYTSNSGKKANDKKLYDEFNKAVRTGRKLYDSSFKFKFHFLHYWLTTAIQILNRNQKKQDCQITYRKTDVEFTGKVNDIIRFGAFASSSKEKDLGDFGNKTCFEIETCSGAYLGNYSEVPDEEEVLIPPYETFKITDIFEGRGKYKDLKDCEKVFVLKSVGEVSNLNCKLAPK, encoded by the exons ATGGCAGTGCCCTGCACAATCATCATGGCTGCTACAGTACTTACAGCCCTTATGCCACCCATCTATTGTTTG GAGGAAACCAGAGAACCCAGCAGAGACCCACGTAGACACAGGGAGAACATGGAAACTCCACGCAGGGACCTGCCCATTGTG AACTCCAGCTCATTTCCACTGGACATAGGTTGTGAAGCTGTTGATGACAAGTACGATGGCTGCGACAAGGAGATGAAGGACAAGGTcgagaaaaaatatttcaaaaaagagaataagaaaatatttaaagacGTCTggacaaaatgttcaaaaaaagaATACTCAGAGGATGAGGCTCTTACTAAAAATCACATGCAGGCAATCTGTGCTTATACATCTAATagtggaaagaaagcaaatgatAAAAAACTTTATGATGAATTCAACAAAGCAGTCCGGACTGGTAGGAAACTCTATGACAGCTCCTTCAAATTCAAATTccattttttacattactgGCTGACTACTGCCATACAAATCCTGAatagaaaccaaaaaaaacaagactgtcAGATTACTTATAGAAAAACCGATGTTGAATTCACTGGCAAAGTTAACGACATAATACGGTTTGGTGCGTTTGCCTCCAGCTCTAAAGAAAAAGACCTTGGTGACTTTGGTAACAAGACCTGCTTTGAAATTGAGACCTGTTCAGGAGCTTACCTGGGGAATTATTCGGAGGTTCCAGATGAGGAAGAGGTGCTTATCCCCCCCTATGAAACATTCAAGATAACTGACATTTTTGAAGGTCGGGGTAAATATAAAGATCTGAAGGATTGTGAGAAGGTCTTTGTTTTGAAGAGTGTAGGTGAGGTGAGTAACCTAAACTGCAAACTTGCACCCAAATGA